AAGTAACGTCGTTCATAGTCTGTGGATTTATCGATAATCTAGTTACAGGCGACATTTTGATAGCTTCGAGTTTTTCCCTATCCAAAGTATCAGGTCTTCCTGCTTCGAAAGTAAACTCTTTAACGTTTTTAAGCGGAACATAAGTTTGAAGGATTTTAATAAGTCTTTGAAATTGATTAATTGATAGAGTACTAGGGGTACCCCCACCAATGTAAATCGACAACAATTCTTTATCATAAATAACCTTATTACTATAAAAGAATTTCAGTTCCTTTTCTAAGCTATCTAGATATGGATCTATTAAATTTTGTTCTTTATCTAAGCTACATGAAAAAAAAGAACAATAGTTACATCTTGAAGGGCAAAATGGGATACTTATATAAATTGAATATGATTTCTCTATATCATCAAGATATTTAGATTGAATTTTTGCTATTCTCAACATCAAATCTATTTTTTCATCAGAAATATAATATATTTCATTCAACATTTTTTTTATTGTTATATTATCTATGTTCTTCTTTATTAAATCCTGAGCTATTTTAACTGGTCTAATTCCTGTGAGTATCCCCCAAGGATGATTTGAACTAGGATAAATACTTTTTAGAGCTTTAAATAACGCTTTTTTATAGGATATAGTTTCTTTAAAGCCATCATCGACTTTTTCTATAAAGCATAGCTTTTCGCCATCATTTTTTATAATAGTTGAAATATCTTTAGCACTCCTAAACATTTCAATTTCAAGTTCATCACTAATATGAAATGAATTTAAGAGTTGCTTTACTTCA
This is a stretch of genomic DNA from Acetoanaerobium sticklandii. It encodes these proteins:
- the hemZ gene encoding coproporphyrinogen dehydrogenase HemZ; translation: MIIKVDNQSVEFEVKQLLNSFHISDELEIEMFRSAKDISTIIKNDGEKLCFIEKVDDGFKETISYKKALFKALKSIYPSSNHPWGILTGIRPVKIAQDLIKKNIDNITIKKMLNEIYYISDEKIDLMLRIAKIQSKYLDDIEKSYSIYISIPFCPSRCNYCSFFSCSLDKEQNLIDPYLDSLEKELKFFYSNKVIYDKELLSIYIGGGTPSTLSINQFQRLIKILQTYVPLKNVKEFTFEAGRPDTLDREKLEAIKMSPVTRLSINPQTMNDVTLKKIGRNHTVSDIIECFKISRDIGFDNINMDLILGLEDESIENITKTLSHIKELKPDSLTVHTLAIKKASTLINDSQGALDKLRTYNIEDFMKISADAADYLGMKPYYLYRQKNMLSNLENIGYALEDKISLYNIAIMEEKQTIIAFGSGSVSKFTYPEENRIERVSNIKDVKLYIDNVEQVIAKKNKEVEKWI